The genomic region CCCGGCTGCCTGCTTTCTGAAGGCCTCGTCCCCCTCTGCACCCCGGATGTCGGTGGCTGCTGAAGCCAGATCCCCGCCAGCCAGAGACGCCCCCGCGATTCCCCGCAGACCGGCCGGGACAGCCCCAACCCTGCTTCCGCCGcacccaggccctgcccagcgCCTCGTTCTGCCCTGGCTCCTGACCCCACCTCCGCCTCATAGACCCTCCACACCATCTGACCCTCTAACAAACACCGAGGCAGGTCAGCACGAAGATGTCCTTCCCGCTCAGCAACCGTCAGCGGGGGAGGTGACGGCTGGGGCACAGTCTGGCTCTGAGGAGGGTCTCCTGCCCAGGGCTGTCCCGCGGGCCGGGCACCGCCCACCTAGCTCTCGAAGGCGGTGATGGCCACGGCTTGCAGGACGGCCTCCAGGCCGTGGAGCGCCAGGAGCACGGCGCTGAGGGCTGAGTCGGCCCACAGCACCAGGGTCTGCCAGAGCAGGAAGTAGACGGACAGCAGGGCACCGCCCACCGTGAGGACCAGGCTGGCAGCCAGCGGTACCTCGGCTTCCATCAGGTTGCCCTTGGTGCCTGGAAAGCAGAACAGACGTGCTGGGTGAGCGCCGGGCTTTGGGACGCACGGGCCCGGGAGGGCCCCGGCATCTCGGCCGTGAGACCAGTGCCAGCTCTGACCACCACGTGATGCTTGAGGACTTGAGTGAAAGATCCCACTGCGACCACGGCAGGGGACTCTTCAAAGTGTCGGAAAGCAAACGCAAAAAGGGGCGTGTCTTCCTTAGTGAGGAAGAAAGCCAACCGAGGCTGTGATGTTCTACTCTTGGTCTTTGGGTCAGTTGTGTGGTTGGGAGAGGGAATTTGGTTTTCTAAAGACAATTCCAACTGCATTCTGACACCTTTTCCTAATTCCACATTGACTGAGAAGATTTTGTTTAAGATTTCCAAAAATAGTTCACTCTGGGCTAAGGTCATTGTGGAAAATTTCACGCATatttacaaaaaacaaagcaactgcACGTTTTACAAACAAATGGGTCAGCATAGAAGACACTGATCTCCAGCTGTCCCGGCCACAGGTGCCCAGGGTGCCCCAGGAGCATGAGGGGCTTGCGGATGCCCAGCGACTCTAGTGCCGTTTGCCACCCTCCCATGGGCACGGGCTCGTCTGTGTTGTGGGCGTGCATGTGCAGGGGCCCGGGACGTGCCAGCTGTCCTATCAGCCATTCCAGAGGCAGGAGCGTTTCTCAGACGTGTCAGCGGAACACGCAGCGTGATCCCGTTCAGAAGAGATGTGCTCGTGTCCATGTGCCTGTGACTGGGAAAGGGGAGGCATGGGCCCTGATGGTGAGCTGTGGAGGGAGCGGGGGAGCTCTCTCGGGGCTCCTATACTGTATGAGCTTCAGGACGTGAGGGGAGTCGGCCGAGCAAGGTTCTGGCTGGGGGCCTCCAGGAGCCGgagtggggaggctggggagcCTTCCACCCTCCAGGCCCTGCTGCCCTGGTGGGGACCTGACAGAACTTTCCAGATCTTTCTCCTCCTGACCACTGAGGCCAacagaaggggaggaaggaggtgggggcGTTTTAGGGCCCCAGGGTTGATGACTGAGCTGGGTTCTAGCCTCAGTGCTGTTTGTTACCCAGCAGCTTGTGCACGATATGCTTCCAAACAGGGAGCACCCCCGCCAAGGACGTGGCCAACATTCTTCGTCTTGCGGACGAAGCTTCTGGATAAACAAATTAATACTTAATGACATTGTAAGGAGAGGCCTGCAAAACCATGGGTAAGCAGTTTCAATCAAAAGTGTCTCTAAGAACCACGTTACGAGATGACCAACGTGTAAAGGTTCACACGTAAAGCTAGCAACAATCTCAAGTACTATGTGCTTTTCAGTCAACTCACCGAAGTATAACCGAATTGCTTCCAGAATCCCCATCAGAAAGAGCAGAGTCAGGTCGAGGACCAGGTAACTGTGAGGACAAGTGAAAACCTGACCTGGAGAAAAACGGGTGACAAAGCTGAGCTCCTGTTACAGGACACAGGGTACCCACACCTTTGAGCTGCCTTTTCGCACGAGACTTACTTTTATACACGGCCAGCAGGAGCGTAGCTAGGAAATAAAGGGCATAGTACGGTCCACTCAGATAGAGCAGCATCTGAAGAGGGAGTGATGAGAGCTGGCCGGCGGTTAAGGACTCTCAGGCCCAGCAAATGGCCCTGCCCGAGGGCACCCAcctggggagggaggacaggAGGGGCTGCTCCGCCACCTGACCAGAGGCCCTGCAAACACGTGGGTCCAGCCCAGGCACCTGCGGGTGGCCACGGAGACCCGGCCGACGGCCCCCTGCCTGGCTTCCTTTGACACCCCTCCTGGTGTCACCACACCTGGCAGGGCTCCTGTGGGCtccggggtggggctggggcttcCCCCCAGGGGACGTCCTAGCCTGGAGCAAGAGGACCGGGCACATCCTTGGTGACTGCAGGCAGGATGGCCTCGGCACCCCAGGCTTCCTCAGGTGGCATCACCCTGACCTAGGTCCCAGTTATAACATTGAGAGCAAAAAGTGacctttttcactttcttcaaagaaaatgtctttctctcttttgggGGGCAGTTAAGTACCCACTTGCAACTTTCCTGAGCTCTGAACACTTCGTATTTGTTTACGCTAAAACAAGTCTGTAAGTTTTCCAAGTGAGGGGTTTTCGTGTTCCTGCCCCCCTGGGCCCGGAGGGAGTCAGGCAGCCACCCCTCGGCGTGGGGCTGAGCAGGAGGCACCAGTGGAGGAGGTTATATCAACTCTCTCCACCTGTTAGTGGATGCCCTTCCCACTCAGGTGGAATGACTACTCAAAACTTATAGGGAAGCTGGGGCTGTGGGCTGGGGGCTTAAAGCAGTAAAAAGCAGGAGCCAAGAGCTGACTTCAGGTGCCTGGGAGGCCTGGGTCTTGGGCTGACGGAGGGCCACAGGGATGCAGCAGCAGGATACCACCGTGGAGGAAGCTCTCCCTGGAAGAGAAGGTACAGTCAGAGAGGCCCCAAGTCCTACCAGGATGCTCCAGAGGCCTGTTCTCCTGTTGCCACGGATTTATGGCCCGCAGCTAGGTTCCTTTCCAGCACCTCTGCACCCACTGTCCCTCCAGGGAGGATCTGACCATCTGCTTTTCTGAACCTGAGGCTGGGAGTCAGGGCGTACCCACAGGCGAAGCCCAGATCCACACCTGAGGCCAGATGCCAGGAGAGAAACCAGACACAGCTTTTCTCATCTCATATGTGCCACACGTACACAGATGAAAACGTTTTTTGATTCAGGTTACAAGTCTCTATCATTGATAATAGATGTTTGCTTTCCTCTGGAATTTTATTCATGGCCCCAAATATCCCTCCCCAAATAAGAATCTCCTAAGCCAGCAATCTAGTCTCTTTCCAACCCTCTCCCGCCACACAGCAGTGACACATTCTGCCCACGTCTTCAGATGACAGTGTATGGCGACGCGCCAATAACGACTCAGAATTTGCCAGCAGCGAGTAGGACGGTGCCCTCTCCTACTCCATTTCCTCCTTAGTCCCCAGGGGGCAAGAGAGAAACTCCCAGCCTGGGTGAGCCTTTGCTTCCTCGGCAGATTCGAGGTCCTCTGGGAGTCTCACTTGGGTGGGGGTCTTACGTGGGTCAGCACAGGACACGGGTGATGGAGAGGCAGCATGTGCCGAGCACGGATCATTAATAAACCTTCATCGCGATATGGGAAGGGTGCTCTCTAAACCCGACCCCTTCTTTTCCAGGCCCAAGCTAGACTAGGCTGCCTCGATACCTGTCATTATTTGGGTGGATTTCACGGTAATCAGGACGTTGCTCCCTTCTGACCCTTCTCTTGACAGTTCGCTTCAGAACTTCAGATCTATTTGCCAGTTGCCCATTGTTATGCTTGAGATGATGGGGCTCAGGGAAAAAATGCTGTTGAAAAACCTTCAGCGCCACAGGATTTAAATAATTGACATGAAGGGTAGCTACAATCAGATATGCTGTTCTAACGATTTCAGACCTACAGAAAGAGGCTCATTCTGACTAAAGATAAccatggctttttttttgtttttttttaaataaatttatttatttaggctgtgttgggtctttcttgctgtgcgcgggctttctctagttgcggtgagcgggtgctactcttcattgcggtgcccgggcttctcactgcggtggcttctcttgttgcggagcacgggctctaggagcgcaggcttcagtagttgtggcacgcaggctccgtagttgtggctcacaggctctagaatgtaggctcagtagttgtggcgcatgggcttagttgctccacggcatgtgggatcttcccggaccagggctcgaacccgtgtcccccgcattggcaggcggattcttaaccactgcgccaccggggaagtccaacCGTGGCTTTTAGAACTTCGCATTTTTTGTTAATGATTCACTGTAATAACAATGTGGCCGTCAGAAGTTAAATgtgaaagcaaagagaaagaatgTTTTTCCTTGGGTGATATATACGAGGGGTGTGAAGCTGATCGCTCTGGTGTAAACGTACTTTTCCACCAAATGAAAACGCGCGAACCTCAGTACCCGTGGCCTTGCACAAAGGTCTGGCGCTTGGGAACCCCCGGTGCCGGGAAAGCTGTCTGAAGCTCAGACCACAGTCTGCTTCTTTGTCAGCTAGCTGCCCAGCCCACCGCTCCCGTCTAGTCCCAGCCTCTCCTCGCACGAGTAATTTCGGAACCTGACAGCTGAGATGTGGAAATTGGCCTTTTCCATCCGGCCGAGTGAGCTCCCCGGGCCGCCCCCGTACCTCGCTCTGGTTCCACGAGCTGTGCGGCGCGGGCTCTTACAGACCCAGCGGCCAGGACTTCGAATGGGCCGCCGACCGGCCGGCGCCCCGCCGCCCCGCGCAGGGTGCCACCGAGACAGGACGAGCCCGTGAGCCGGCAATGCCGGCGAGAATGCAAACCTTCGCTCCAGAAGCCGGTCCCACTGGGCCCACTCCAAACCGGGGTGTCCCCTTCCTGCCGGCTCCGGACGAGCCCGTCCCGCCCGCTGCCGGCCCGCTGGCCCCGCAGGGGTTCTCATCTGGGTCGGGGGGCGCCGAGCGTCCCCTCGGGGGAGCCGTGACCGCACCGCCGTGGCTCCACCGCCCCGCGCGTCCACGGGAAGCGGCGGAGCGGACTCGGGACGGGCTCTCCGGGCCAGGGTCTCACCTTGTGGACACATGAAGTCCACCGGTTAACGACCCCGGCGAGCTGCGCCCGCAGCTCGGCCTTCCCCACACCAGGAGGAACCGAACCAACCGAACCCCTCTCCCGGGGCGACCTCCGAGACGCCCCTAGGCCTCCGCGACACCACACCCGGCCCCTCACCTCGCCGCGAGGCCGCCATCTttgcgccccgccccgcgccccgccccgcgccccgccccgcgccccgcgccccgccccgcgccccgcgccccgccgcgATCCCGCCCGCCGCGATCCCGGCAGCCTCTCGGCGCCGGACGCAAACGGCGTCCCTTCGGCCATTTTCGCTTCTGCTCCCGAAGGGGCTCGACGGTGCCGCGTTTCGGGACTTGATTCCGAACCGTGGCCGAGGCCCGATTAGCCCGTCCGACAGCGCTCGGGCACTTTCGGACAGGAGGAGGCGGCGAGCCGAGGCTCGCTCGTGAGGATCCCTGCTCGGGAGCGTTCGGCTCCGCTCGGCTCCTCCTCGGGCGGGCTCGGCTCCCGCGGGCGGCGGGTGCAGGCGGAGCCTGCAGCGCAAGGTTCTCTAGGCCGGGTCGCGCTGCGTCGGAGGCCGGCGGAGTCGGCCTCACAGTACGGGACCCTGTTGTCTGGGGACCACGGCCGGCGCGGCCTTCTAGGCCCTGAGGAGGGCTAGCGCAGAGCCTCTCGGAAACCCTCGTGCTGCCTCGGACCAATTCGGACCGACTCGGCTCCGCACTTCGGACCACTTCGGCCCCCCCTCGTTTCCGGACTCCAGGCCTCGGCTCGGCTCGACTCGACAGGGCCTCTTCGTGCTGGTTCGGCCCCTGTTCGGGCAGCCCCGGCTCGGCCTGGCGGCCGGCTTCGGGCGGTCTCGGCTCAGCTCGGCTCGGTTCGGGTAGCCCTCCTCGGTCAAGCTCGGCCCGGCTCGGCCCGGCTCGGGCGGCCTCCTCGGGCAGCGCGCTTCGGGCTCCGTCCCGGCCTTCGGGCGGCCCCGGCCGGGGCCTTCGGGCGGGCTCGGCGGAGTCCGGATGGAGGACTCGGACTCGGCCGCCAAGCAGCTGGGCCTGGCcgaggcggcggcggtggcggccgCGGCCGCtgtggcggcggcggccgcggccgCGGCGGGAGGCGAGGCGGAGGAGCCGGTGCTCAGCAGGGACGAGGACTCGGAGGAGGACGGAGACTCGGAGGCGGAGCGTGAGACGCGGCGGGTGACGGCCGTGGCGGTGATGGCCGCCGAGCCCGGGCACATGGACATGGGCGCCGAGGCCCTGCCCGGCCCCGACGaggccgccgcggccgccgccttCGCAGGCAAGTGCCGCCCGCCCGCGGTTCCCGCGCACCTGTCCGCACCTGCCCCACACCTGCCCTACACCTGCCCTACACCTGCCCTGCGCGCCTGCCCCGCACACTCCCGCACGACCTGCCGGCACCTGCTCCGCGCGCACCTGCTCCTCACACTTGTCCTCCACGCGCACCTGCCCTGCCCACGCCTGGCTGACTGGCACACCCATCCTCCCCCAGCACATGCCTCGCACCTACCTCGTGTGCCGTGTGGTCCCTGCACACCTGCCCCATGGGAGCATCCTGGCCCTGCCCTGCCGCATACTTGCTCCCTgaattcctttccttcctttcagtgCTCTGCGCTACTTCCAGAACCTTCTCAGCACCTGCCTCTTGCCTTGCCTGTCCTCTCCTCCTCTGTCCTGGGTGCTGGTGACACAGGGGTCAGACATGGGTCCTGTCCTGGAGGAGCCCGGGGTTGGGTGCATCTGGTCACCCAGAATCCTGAGGGCCTGTTCAGGTGTGACCTTAGCCCTGGGGAGCAAGGCATCTCACTTAGCCTGGGAGGGCCCACAGCCCTTGGGGGCAGTGGCCCTGGAAGCCAGCACCGTGCTCCTCAGTCTCCCCTCTGGCCTGTCCGCGTGGCCCCCATTTCCTTTACGGATCTTCCCTTCTGCGGGCACCACCTGGGCTGCTGGCCCACGCTTTTGTTCTTGTcgcacagaacattctcattttcaaggttcatgagCCACGCCCCAAAGCGCCCTTTAGAGGTTATGTCTCCCCAGGGCACCGTCCCGAAGGAGGGAGAGACTTCCCTAAGCGTTGTTCCCTCCCACTTGGGGTCCCGTGTGGCCGGCAGATCTGGGCACTGGAACCCCTGGGGAGCATCCTAAGGCTCTTCTCCCCTAGGGAGTTTCATGGGTTTCAGAACTGGACAGCGGCCTCCCCACCCAGTGCTCGGTTTTTCCGGCCCTGGAGGAGCTGGGTGGGGCCTGCAGCCCATTCCCTCGCTGCCCCAGTGCCTGTGGTCTGTCCGGGATCCTCGCAAGAAGCAGGGAAAGAAGGCTTTGTGGACCTTAAAGGGTTCTATTTTCGTTGCTAAACTCTGGTTTAAAGTTGAGATTTTGGATGGTGAGGTTTTTCTTCAGGTTTGTGTTGTTTTTGCACGTGTTTTTCTGAATGCAGAAAGGGAATGTGATGCTATTCGTGGCAACATTGGAGATGCATATTGACATCAGGTGTTTCTTTCCTGCAGAGTTTTATCCTTGTGTTTTTCCAGTGTGTTAAAACTTGTTGGTTGTGAATTACCGAGGTCAGGTGATTCCTGGGTTTCTGTAACTCAGCAGGACACGTTGCCAGCTTGAGGCTGCCTCCCGAGCTACTGGCGAGCTCTTTAGACCTGAGCGTGTGTTCAGACCCCTCGGCCCCGGGCTCCCTGGGACACGGTGGAGGAGACAGATGGGGAGCAGgtgtttttagagcagtttagtgAGCTCGGGCTGATGGAATGTGCAGGACTCTCGGTCAATTTGAGCACCTCCCCCAGGTCACAGGCGCTCTAGGCTTGGGACATTCCGGAAGGCAGCGCCACCCCTGGTGGCTGGGGGAGCATCAAGGGAGGGCTGTCCAGGGCAGCCCGTCAGGCGTGGGCCATGGGCAGTGGGGGGAGCACGGGGGCGGCGGGGCGCGGCAGCGCCCCCGTGTACAGACGCTGCTGGGAGGGGCCGGGCTTAGAGTTGGGGGGCGCGTGGGGTGGGCACAGGCAGGTCTGCCGCTTTTCAGGAGGAAGAGGTCCGTGGCAGGTGGAggtgaaggaaggggagggagggatagacgTGAGCCTTTCTGCGCTGACCTGCAGGAGAGGGGCCAGGAGGATCCCCACCCGGAAGGGAGGGAACTCTAGGATTTTAGTGGCCTCTTTGGGGTATGGTTTTAACTAGAAGGGAGCGAGATGCCAGGGCAGAGCCGTGGCCGGCTCAGTGGGTGCGTGAGGGCGGGCGTGCCCTGTGGTCTTCACTGTGTGTGGCAGGctctgtggggagggagaggtggcCTCTTGTCCTTGGAAGGACCAGGTCATTCAGACTGGTCTAGAAACGTTGGTCGGGCGTTTTCTGTACAGCGTGAGGCCTCCCACAGTAGTGCAGGTACCTGACCTGGATCCACCGTgggccgccccccacccccgccctatCCCCGGTGGCCTCTGGCTGGGCCCTGAGTCAGGCTCCTGTGTTGCAGAGGTGACCACCGTGACAGTGGCCAACGTGGGCGCCTCGGCGGACAACGTCTTCACCACGTCGGTGGCAAACGCCGCCTCGCTCTCGGGCCACGTGCTGGTAAGCCACCACGGGAGCGCTTCCAGCCCCAAGAGGGGTGGCCCATCCCCCAGAGACCCTGAGCCTGCCCTGTGCCGACTGCCCACTgcccggggaggggaggggaggggaggggagatcgCACGGTTTCCTTTTAGCCTGGATCACACACCTGGgacgctgtacacctgaaagcaAAGTGGTTGTTATTGAGATAGTGACGGACAGAAAACTCTTGCTCCTGAGTGTAAGGGCAGCAGGTTGGTGAAGGACTCAGGGGTGCAGATTTA from Eubalaena glacialis isolate mEubGla1 chromosome 10, mEubGla1.1.hap2.+ XY, whole genome shotgun sequence harbors:
- the TMEM80 gene encoding transmembrane protein 80 isoform X1 → MAASRRGRASSTVLSSLPLQMLLYLSGPYYALYFLATLLLAVYKSQVFTCPHSYLVLDLTLLFLMGILEAIRLYFGTKGNLMEAEVPLAASLVLTVGGALLSVYFLLWQTLVLWADSALSAVLLALHGLEAVLQAVAITAFES
- the TMEM80 gene encoding transmembrane protein 80 isoform X2, with amino-acid sequence MCPQGRASSTVLSSLPLQMLLYLSGPYYALYFLATLLLAVYKSQVFTCPHSYLVLDLTLLFLMGILEAIRLYFGTKGNLMEAEVPLAASLVLTVGGALLSVYFLLWQTLVLWADSALSAVLLALHGLEAVLQAVAITAFES
- the TMEM80 gene encoding transmembrane protein 80 isoform X4, producing MCPQGETLARRARPESAPPLPVDARGGGATAVRSRLPRGDARRPPTQMRTPAGPAGRQRAGRARPEPAGRGHPGLEWAQWDRLLERRFAFSPALPAHGLVLSRWHPARGGGAPAGRRPIRSPGRWVCKSPRRTARGTRARESFLHGGILLLHPCGPPSAQDPGLPGT
- the TMEM80 gene encoding transmembrane protein 80 isoform X3, with translation MLLYLSGPYYALYFLATLLLAVYKSQVFTCPHSYLVLDLTLLFLMGILEAIRLYFGTKGNLMEAEVPLAASLVLTVGGALLSVYFLLWQTLVLWADSALSAVLLALHGLEAVLQAVAITAFES